A genomic stretch from Kogia breviceps isolate mKogBre1 chromosome 1, mKogBre1 haplotype 1, whole genome shotgun sequence includes:
- the LOC131756057 gene encoding protein SET-like, translating to MAPKHQSSLPPQAKKPKKPRRTPASRPEKTSASPNLPKEEKEQQEAIEHIDEVQNEIDRLNEQASEEILKVEQKYNKLRQPFFQKRSELIAKIPNFGVTTFVNHPQVSALLGEEDEEALHYLTRVEVTEFEDIKSGYRIDFYFDENPYFENKVLSKEFHLNERGDPSSKSTEIKWKSGKDLTKRSSQTQNKASRKRQHEEPESFFTWFTDHSDAGADELGEVIKGDIWPNPLQCYLVPDMDDEEGEGEEDDDDDEEEEGLEDIDEEGDEDEGEEDEDDDEGEEGEEDEGEDD from the coding sequence ATGGCCCCCAAACACCAATCTTCACTTCCACCCCAAGCAAAGAAACCGAAGAAACCGAGACGGACTCCTGCCTCCAGGCCAGAGAAAACGTCTGCTTCTCCGAACTtgccaaaggaagaaaaagaacagcaagaagCAATTGAACATATTGATGAAGTACAAAATGAAATAGACAGACTTAACGAACAAGCCAGTGAGGAGATTTTGAAAGTAGAACAGAAATATAACAAACTCCGCCAACCATTTTTTCAGAAGAGGTCGGAATTGATCGCCAAAATCCCAAATTTTGGGGTAACAACATTTGTTAACCATCCACAAGTGTCTGCACTGCTTGGGGAGGAGGATGAAGAGGCGCTGCATTATTTGACAAGAGTCGAAGTGACAGAATTTGAAGATATTAAATCAGGTTAcagaatagatttttattttgatgaaaacccttactttgaaaataaagttctttCCAAAGAATTTCATCTGAATGAGAGGGGTGATCCATCTTCAAAGTCCACTGAAATCAAATGGAAATCCGGAAAGGATTTGACAAAACGTTCAAGTCAAACGCAGAATAAAGCCAGCAGGAAGAGACAGCATGAGGAACCAGAAAGCTTCTTCACCTGGTTTACTGATCATTCTGATGCAGGTGCAGATGAGTTAGGAGAGGTCATCAAAGGTGATATTTGGCCAAATCCATTACAGTGCTACTTGGTTCCAGACATGGAtgatgaggaaggggaaggagaagaagatgatgatgatgatgaagaggaggaagggttGGAAGATATTGATGAAGAAGGGGATGAGGATGAAGGTGaagaagatgaagatgatgatgagggggaggaaggagaggaagatgaAGGAGAAGATGACTAA